The DNA region cggaaataaaaaatgggaTACTTGTAATCAGTTTATAAATTAGTAATATAGCATAACCTCAATTAGATGCCAGCTCTTTGAGCCAAGTATCTCCAAGCTCGAGCTCAGTTCCCTTGGTAGGGAAGCAGTGCTCAAGCCTGAAAAGTTTATTTATGCCCAATTAGCTTGTAAGTAACTTGTCTTGCTTTCACCTTTATTGCTGGTTTTAATGCTACAGATCTCACTACTCTTTTAATCAGGTAAATCCAGGCTCAAGTTCGAGATGAGATCATATCAAGAGATGGTGGTGAGAGAAGCCAGGCACTTAACTGAGAAGAACCAGCAGCTCAACTACTATATGGATAGGGCTGAAAGGGAAAAGAGGCACTCAAAATTTCTTGAAGAATCTTTCAAAGTCGTCAGTGATAAGCTGCGCAAGACCATGGAGGAAAACCGTATAGTGAGGCAAAGAACCAAAATACAGCATGAGCAAAACAAGGAAGAGGTAAATTGTATGCAGCagcatttctttcttcttgctAGTGTACTTACGCCAAACCTGTTTCTAGATCCCCCTCATGAGAATATTGTCTCGTTATTTGATCCTTTTTGCTCTTATTGTCATATGTGAGGAGATTATAATGAATTTGCAGCGTGTTATAAGGTTTTTTATGTGTGGCTTGGTCAATATCTTGGAAATTGATGAGGAAAACAACGAAGATGCTTGCTCATCTAGAAGTATGTTCCTAGAGTTCTTATTGTGAATCCTTTCATCCTTCTGCTGAGTTATACTTTTGGTTTCGTGACTGCGTTACTAGATGGATTACCAAGAGCAGTTctttaaggaaaaaattaaGTTCATCCATGAGGAAATGGatcaaaaggaagaaaatttcgagaagcagcagcaggagaagagagaaatggTGATGCAGTCCAATGCTAGCACTTTGAATGCCGAAGAGGACAAACGCAGGTATGAAAAGGGAAGACACTCGACTTTCGACTCTGACACCAGCACCTGCTTTCTCCCATGCCCAGATAAGTGAATGAATATCTATTATTGTGGCTTGTTGTAGGTTGGCAGACGTCGAGAAGTTCATCAAGTTGCAGAACAAGGAGATGGATGAGTTCATGGCCGAGAGGGACAAGCTGATCAAAGAACATGATGAGAAGGTGAAGGAGATGAAAAGGAGGCACTGGGAGGAGGAAGTCGAATTGGAGAATGAATTCAATACCGAACTCACTGCTCTCATGAATAAGTACTCCCCGGAAGATGCACCGATGGGCAACTGAAAGGTACTCTTGATCGTGTGGACAGTGATGAATGATGGAAAGAAGCTTACTGATTGTGCGGCCTGGTGTACTTGCAGTTATTTGAGGACTTGTACACTTGACGGTGGCTTTGCTTCGTTAATTTCTCGGGATGATTGAGACTTTTGCTTGGTTAATACCTTGGAATCGGAACTGAGTCTTTTGAAATAGCTCTGGTTGATTTACTTTCTTGTTCGATGAAACTTTCTCGATAGGCTCATTTATTAAGATGAATTTATCACTCATGGTCGAATTGAAAGTATTGAGTGTTTGGAAGTCGATGAAATTTCAACCATTTCAACCAAAATACTTTGGTTTGAGTTAATCAAGATAAGAGGTACATAATCATAGCCTTTCTACTAGTATGATAACTCATCCCCCTCCTGAATCAGTCCCCCCTTGTCTTGGGGACGTAAGAGGGAACAGATCGAGGAGCTCAGGCTGGCTGGCTCGGGTCTGAGATCGGGGCGAGGGATGCAAATAGAATCGGCTCTCTTTGATggccttctcttcttctttcttgtcCAATACGAGCAGCATTGCCGGCTCTTCTGTGCTTTCCTGGGCAAGGGACAGCTTCGAGAAGTTGGAAGTCGGGGTCAGCGCTGGACTAGGCGTGAAAGAATGTAGCTCTGCTGAAAAACTGCCCATCGATCTAGCACGGGTAGGAGGCTTGACGATTTGGAGCTTCTGTCTGTTCCTGTTGTATTGCCTTCTTTCGAGCAGGGTACTTGATCTGGATGCTGATGCTGTCGGCCTCTTCGTGCCTCCAAACTTATTGGAACCCGTGGCTCCTCCTCCAGGTTTGTGCGACGCTGATGCATTGTCCGTCTCCTCAGAGGGACCAGTCAAGCGCTGCACAATCTCTCGGAAGGTGTTGGTGTCAGTCCTGACAAAGGTCGTTAGGGGCCTACAATCCCCTCCGAGCGAGCCATTCTTCATGGCTCAGTGTATTTCTCTTTCGGCAGAGTTATTTAACTTCTCAGACTGCTGCGAGAGAGCAACCCCTGCAGAAGTTCAATTCCTCATTCAGTGGTCTACGTAACAAAATCAATGTTTCTACCCGAACCATGCATGCCGATCTTTCCGTAAGCATAATGTGGTTCTCCAAGGAACACCCCTAACTTTCAAGTTCAAGAACGTGAACAGGTAAACTTTGGCAACATACCTCGAAGACGGAAGAGGAGCCCGAGCGCTGCATCAAGAAAAGCGACATTCGGACAGGAGAAGGCGAGAGCCGAGTGCCTTATTCAACTGGGGTTAAAAGAGGCTTTGAAGGGGGGGAATGTGGATCAGGGAGACTAACTAACTCGAAGgaaagagaggaggagaggTTGCTGATCGGTTATTTTGCAACTGAAAGCCGACATCTTGCGTGACAGTTCGGGCGGTAACACAAAACCGATTTCGAACCATAGGAATTGAATCTGATGTTCTGTTTCGGTTTTCTGTTATGCTGATGAAACCCGCAAAAAGGGACAACAGTGCACTGTTATTAGCAACTCGTGGGTGATTTGTTTGTTTAAATTGGTAGGGATAGTTGCAGGATTAGTTTTGACTTCCACTCTGTTGTTGActcctattttttttcttttatcatttccACTCTTCTCGTCTTTTCAATCAATCGTGCCGTTTTCCTTACACTGCCCAGCTCATTTTCCCTCtttatcaaaatatcaaaaaaaaaaaaaaaggtttgggAAAAATAGTTTTGcttaaaattgacaaaataatAAGAGGGTGAGGCCTTGATTGAGAGGGAGGAAGAAGTGGGCGGAAACAGGCCCAGTAGTGATTTGGAGGCCCAAGTGGCCCAGCAATTTGATGGAGTGGccacatatatacattttatatgaataaaagGGATCGAGAGGACAACCAGCGTAACAACCCCCACAAGAACCTGAGGGTCTGTGCTCGTCACCGCGATCCCAATAATGTATCAGAGGAAAATCACCCATCCACAAGTCTTCGGTTATAGTACTATTATCGTAAATAGGTTTGACAACAAATAGGAACCCCCCATATTTGTTCCTAAAGAGCCTTGAATCCCTGACATAGTATTTGCAACACTAGCACGTTAAAAACTGACTATGAGCCGGACTTCCACAGTTCCAATTCCATGCTCGAACTTATAACCATAAGATGGGCTTCTTCTTCCACATCAAATGAAAAGGAAGGAGGATAATTGAATATGAAACCGGCTTACTCTCCTCTACTCGAAACTATAATACTCATCCAAAATGGGCATACTTTGGTTGCCCGTGATAAATAGACATTGGACCAGGTGCAACGTGAGGTTACTCGAATGCGTAACACGCTCTGatatcatttaaaattttcgtcGAGTATCTCCAAAACTTCACCTCAAAGGCTCAAACCGATTGATTCAATCATCATATAATTCCCATTAAGATGGTGTTTGGTGAATTTCCATTTGCAATTACTAGTAATTTAGATTCCCGCTACCGGTTATACTCATAACCATATTTGGTTTGAACTGTTAGTGATACATAGTATTGGTGATCTTAAGGATTAATGAACCAAAAAAGCGTAAACTTCGatccattttttaattttcgcatgaactttatttttttttgtcacatTAGGCATTTGtgacattttctatttatttttattgacgTGGTGGAAAACAATGCCTACATCGTAAATGATGTCACGCCACATCATCAAAGTTATTAagttttttcctttaaaaagaGAAAGGTATTGACCGGTGAGAGGGTAGGGCCCCCCGATCGGCCACATCCCTCTTGTGGGGTCATCGGCACCCCAACTCGCGGGGCTCGCAGGAATCGGTAGAATCCCTAAATTGGGTGTTCTCCCTATTCCGGCGAGTGGGGTCTTGATTCTGGTCACTTCCCctgccaaaaaaagaaaaagaaaaattggagTCGCTGATAACAGTTGGTGCCCTTTGGGTCATCAACGACCCCAATCGGGGGCGCTAGGAGGCCAGGAGCTCCCACCCTTTCTCTAATCAAagcctttattttttttataagtttttttttttaaaaaattgctAATGTGACGTAACACCGTTTGCCACATAAGTATTGTTTTCCGCCACGTCAGCGAAATGGATGGAAAATATCACAGATGCCCAACGTGgcaataaaattaaatctcgtgtttttttgcaaaaaaaaaatcatgccaaaatttaaatattaatcaaAGTTCACGCTTTTTTGAGTCATTAATCCTAATTTTAATGGTAATCTAGATTTTCACCTCTTACTAGTTGAGTGAAAAAATGAATTACCTTAGACATCTAGATTACCGGTAATCTGCTTCAGCCAAACACGGTAGTCTAATATACCTAGggaatataaaattaaattcctAGTAATCCAATGGATTACCTTCAATACCAAACGCCCGGGGACCATCTACGAACGATTTCTTCCCACTCTACTCCCAATCGAGGGGGTTATATGTACCTTTCAGCCATTAAAATTTCCACTATCTTGTGTCCACACATCACCCTCCCTCGCCTCTCTATTCCCCGTCCAATCCGGCGATCCATCTCAAAATCAGATCAGCCGCCCCCCTCCTCCAATTCATTCTGGTACCACATTGTTCTACAAACCCATCGAGTAATATTATCCCGATTACTGATATTTTTCGGTATTTCGTTATCGCGATTCCCATCCATCGTCCCGTCTTATCATCGTAAATATCAACCTTAGTAGCTGAGCTTATAGTCATGGCTTAATCGGTCCTTTGCCTGCCTTTTTCAAGAACTGAGCCAAATATCTTTCTGGCCTTCCTCGATCAAGCAAAGAAGCATAGTTGCAGTGGAAAGTAGTAATGACGTCCACGGTATTTGTCGACAAGGATCAAGATTTCAGCTTCCCGAGTGTCCCCGACTCTTCTGCCGCTGCCGATGCCGCCCATCTATTCGTAATGTCATCCCCTTCGCTGTGGCGCGTCTCCTCCCTGGTCAGAACAGATTTCTTCGGCAAGGAAGATCAATACTTGGCTCCTCCGTCTCCCTCGAAGCTACTGCTTCAAAATGAACATGAGGCGGTGTGGCCTTCAAGAGGTCACGAAGACGGACATGAACACGGCGGCCATGATCGGTCCGAGACCATGGATCTCTTATGGGAGGAATTCAGTTTCAGCGAGGAACTGCTGCGCCAAAGGGTTCCTTCTGATGTCGGGGGCCATGTAAGTGGGCTCGACGAGTTATACACGAAGTCCCGTCGTGCATCGGATTGCTCCACGCCCCACAAGCAAAGTGATGCTCGGGAGACTGACCTGGCGGAGGGCTACGGCGTCCCGTACCACCTCCAGCCTCTCGATTTGTCCAAGTCGAAGATCAGTACAAGCAGCGACAGCGGCTGCAGCGTTTCGATTTCTTCGAAGACGCAGAGGAGAAAGACTGGGATGCTCAAGATGGTGGGGAAGTTGCTTATGCTTCACAAATTAGCCCGCCATAAGAGATGATGATGAGTTTCGTCTCATGCTCTATGGTTACAAGTTGTGTGAAGCGTCTGTATATTCATCAACCGTTCCTTACTAGATGGCTTTAGTCAGtcttccttttattatttccGGATGGAACGGTCACGGTGCGGATCGGAATTGTTCTCGTATTATCAAATATTTGGTACGAGAGAATGAAAACGAACCGAatagaatagaaaaaaatcaCCGTATATGGATAGTgatcattttgttttctttccatttcgTGGTATTGGATTATATTTAACAGTCCGATTGATGCTAGGCACAACAATACAAATATATCCTCCATGGAgtgcaaaatttaatatgtaaaatttaaGTAGGAAATCGTAAATTTAAAAGAGATTGAGCAATTTATCATCTCGACATTttgaatcggtaaatttaAATGAGTCCATCCGCTTGTGAAAAGtttacatatttttaaaagaaaaggcaaatCATTGTCGAAGTGGAAAAGCATTTGACTTGGTCATGACACTTGTGTGCATATTATAAGAAGATAACAATTTGTTATCCATAAAAAAGATGTTTTGAacaatatttatttgttactCAGTTGTAAAACTAAAAACAATTAAACCAATGGGCATGAAAAAGTGaaattgcagaagtaaaatgAACCtgaaattataaagaaaaaatcgaataatttaataataataatattaaaccaaaaaaaaaaaaggggaagaggAATCAAAATGATGGGGCAGGCAGGTTTCAGGATGGAGGATCGTGAGGTGAAGAGAAATGGAGGAAGAGGCCGCCGAGAAACTGAGGCGATACTTGGAGAAAGGTGAAGCTGATGGCCTTGGCGGCCGCGTCGGCGAGCTCACCAAAGGCCTTCCCGACCGATTCTTCGAGTCCTTCGTCCTGCAAGGCCTTCGCCTCCGTCTCCTCGAGCCCGGCCGCGTCGTCTGCTCCCTGAAGGTTCCTCCTCGCTTGCTGGTATCTTACTCCTCCCATCCTCGGATTCTTGATCTTGTCGCTGCGTGAATTTGTCCCTCGTCCGTCTTGTTTGACGAATTTCGGCACAGAACGCAGGAAATTCCTTGCACGGCGGGGCCACAGCGACGCTGGTGGACGTGGTGGGATCGGCCGTGTTCTACAGTTTTGGAGCTCTCGCAAGCGGAGTTTCCGTGGAGATCAATGTCTCCTACTTTGATGCTCCCTCCCTTGATGTATAAAAGAACTTGCTTTCTCCCATGAACTTGGCTTTATCTATTCCTGCAATTATTGATTGTGCGCTTATCAACTCCAACCTATCCTGGTTAATCTGATACACCCCGGACACTGCTGGAAGTGACTGAGGCTGTTTTTTAAGGTGATAGAGTGGGTAGCTCCGGCTTTAGCTTTAGTATGATCGAGTTACAGAATATTCGTATTAGAGATGATATGAAGATTTTTGGGGTCTGGGGGAGGGAGGGGTTGCTGGTCGTGGTAGTTTTTGATCCAAGGATTTTAGGCTAGCAGGGTGGAAGCTGGAAGGGGTTTTTATTAGTCGGAAGAAGTTGCCGAGAAGGATGCAAGAGGTGTAAAGATCAAAGGAGTTTTTGTTGAGCACTTTTGACTGAGTTTGTTATCTTTAGACTTGTAGTTCTAGAAATTAAATGGAAGTCTGATTCATGAGAGTGGTATTCAAATATGTCTCACTACCACTGGGATAATAGAATATGGATCGTAAGATCAGAAAACAACATGCTTGTGAGGAAAATTGCTGGATTCGGCATGAGTTCTTCGATTATTGATGATTATTGTGACGTGCATAATAATAGCAGTGTCGCACTTGAATTATGGAGAGGTTTTGGTAGAAGGAGAAGGTTTAAAAGTCTTGGCAACGAGCTTAGTTGACTCTTGCCAGTGACCTAGACTCAACTAGTAACTTATGGGCTTCCTCCGTAGCAAATGCACATGCCAAAGACTTGGTGGAAAGAATTGGAAGGAGTGACTGACAAATGGATTGACCAGATTTGGGACAATTTCCAAAGTATGCGCATTTTTCTGCAAAAAATatggattttgattttatccGAGAAAAGCTTTAAACTACACGTCTTAATTTTTGATACGAAAACCCTTTCCCTCATTGAAGTTGAAAGATACTTTTGCAAGGCACTTCTTACTGTTTTGGGGCGTGAGGCATCTGTTCTTGTTCAAACTTCAAAGCTTTAATACTGAAAATTGAACACAATAAACTGATAAAGTTATCCTTCGAtgcttctttccttttcctttttgatgGTTTGCGTTTCTTGTATGGTTATTTAGATTTGTTGTGAAGTTTCTTGTTTAGACATGTGAAATCTTTACTTCTATTTGTAGGAAGGAAAGAGTTCTTTCTGTGTCGAAATGTGAAATAGAATGTAGAGCAATGATCTACATGAGAAATCATTATATCGATGGCGAATCGTGTGCGTGCTCTGAAACCTGCATTCAGCTTGATGATGGCATGCTGGGATGAAGTTTATACAGGATAATGGGATAAATGTAGGAAAGATTTTTGGTGAATCACAACTGTTGATTGCTATTAGTCTTAGTTTGATTCTTATGGTTATCCAAAAACATCCAGGGTTGTGGTTGGACCaatataaagaaatttttttctcctgGTGGAAACCAATGGCATTCTTTGCATGAAAAAGTAATACTGTTTCTGGCAAAAACCAGGTGGACCAGAGTCTAGGCGATAAGTTAGATGTTGATAATTAATGTTGGGTTCTGGGACATTGTACACTTCTGATGGCTGCGCGGTTGTTTTCATTTATATAGTAATCATCACAGTGCTATTTAGTTCTTAGAAGAGTATTTAATTCTGTTTGTTTCTCTTACTGAAACCTGACAGATATGGCATGCATGTGCAGGAGGAAATAGAGATCGAGGCCAAAGCATTACATGTTGGGCAGAGCATAGGTGTTATCAGTGTTGagttgaggaagaagaatgGCAAGATTATTGCTCAGGGGCGTCACACGAAGTACCTGGCCGTCCCAATCCCTAGCAAAATCTGATTATACCACTCTTATCTTCAGATTTATGTAAGATATTGAACACTTGTGTAGACAGGAATTTGTGTTCTTATAGATACAGAGATTGGTGTAGACAGTGCAAAATAAACAATTGATACTCGCAAAGTCGAGATTCGATATCCGCTGCGGTCGTGATGATCTCTGAAAGCATATCTTCTCCAGCGCTTCCAAGAAGCATGTAAGTTTATCCTCACTTCAGTATATTCCAGTTTTTCATTTGATCCTGTACTTTTGAAGAAAATCCATATGAAAGAATCGGCTCGGACGAAGCCTTATTTACCGGAGGTGACTACAAGATATAGCAACAAAGCCTTTGGCTGAGCgatttttggtttgataaGGTCTTCCAGCTGTCTTATACTCGATGTATCATGGATGTTGAACTTTACATGCATATGATACAATCTCTGTTGGGGAGTGAGTATATCAAATCAAACAAGCCTGGTTAGGTACCTTTTCCTATCAATGTATATGGTGGCTTATAGTTATATTACGATCTGCACCCTCGTATCCGCTGTGCGAAGCAAGTTCTACCTTTTATGGAGGAGTGATTCCATCGATGGACAAGCTTCTATGGTGGCTCGATTCCGGCCACTGGATCTCCCCCCTCTTTTTACACCTTTTCCCTTAGGGTGATTCTTTGGGATGAGAGGGAGCTGCATTGATGGCACCATAGAATTTATCGGAGGTTGGACATATATAGAAACTTGAACCGGACAGTGTCGGATTGGCGCTGCAGTGTAATGGAGGCCCATAAAGCCTGAATCAGCCCTAGCCCAGTGACTGCCAAGCCTCGCTGAAAGGGAGGACCTAAATCTAAATGGCATTGGACAGGCATGGATCAAGAAAATCGGGCTACACAGTTTTCGGTCGGCATCGAGCGCCATAGCACAAGTGACCACCTGGATACATCGGCCGGGAAATAGGATTGTTACTTTTGCTCCTTTAAATTCCGTCTCTCTTATTTGCTTTTTCCGGCAACCCATGTCTCTTATTTCCTTTTAGACCACGGACCGCCTTCGCACACATATATTCACTGTTAGGGTCGGTTTTTTCACTTAACACCCCCATCAAGTTAGTAACATGGGGGCAGCCTGTAAATGTAACGAGCTATATGTATAAACTAATAGCACTTAGGAATAGAAATTAATATGGTATGGCGGCATGAACAAGCAAAGCAAATAGCCTCACTCAGGCATGCTTTCTATTCtaccctttttttaaaattttttttgaccGCATGATGAATCAAAATGATCAATCAATGGCAGAGGAGTAGAGTAAAGCTGAAGCTTCCCCTCCTATCCAAATCTTCATGGCATGCCAAACAAGCCGCTATTCTACTGCGGTTGGGAATGTGGTCGACACCATCCTCTCATTAGCTTAGCTTGTGGCCATTATTAAACAAAACTAGAAAAGTTCTCACGCCTGTTATTATTTCTCTCCCTTCAAGTGcgcgcccccccccccccccccccccccccccccccccccccccccccccccccccccccccccccccccccccccccccccccccccctttttttggGATAGATTTTTTGGGATAGATATTAATTCAtgcctaattaagataaaaatcTTACgcagctagctagctagctagctagcagCAACCAACAATTGAAGTGACGACGACAACCCACGACTACTAATAACATCATATAGTGACGTTGGCGGGAATTAGCAATGGACCTCGCATTCCGGGTGCGAATTCAAACTTTAGATTAAGGGGAGATCTTTAAAGGGGCGACTGATAGGATAATCTTTTTCGAATTTGAGAGCGAATATTagaaattcatcaaattcagAAGGTTTATATACAAATTCTTTTAAAACGTAAAAATTTTGGGATGACTGTCTCTCATTGTTATCataaccggaccggaccggccggttcgaccggtcggaccgggaaccggcaccatgtccggtccggttcgcctaaaaaccgaaatggcagctttgaaccgccggacccattgaactggccggttttaagcaaaatttcattaaaccggccggttctatgggtttttatgggtttcctatttaatataaaaattggttggttgtgtaaagatttgaactcatgacctcttacttctcatattagcatactaccaaccaagccaccaccacttttttgttcttttaactctacttttaagtacttattaaaataaaatatttattttgaagtaagaaatattaaatatatagatactttcttatactattattatatttctttaaaatcatcatacttttatcttaattatcacaatttttttaataatatgaatatttattttattttaaataaacgagcggtccgacccatcgaacccccggttggacccataaacccatgaccccgtatcccttccggttcatcatccggtccggttctgataacactgctgTCTCTTAATCTCCCTTGATCCATTCATGTTTTCAATTCATCCTCAGAGTTATCCTCGATGTCTAGTTCACATACGTATGTTAGACCCTGGCGGTTAAGTTTGGGCTCAAGAACATCCGACCACCACCAGACCAGATCATGGACGCAATATTGCAAATCCTCCCTTTCCCTGCCATTGCCACAAGAAGCGATCAGACCACTTGATTGAGTCCAACGATAAGTGGGAAGTGAGTGCACGCGCAGCAGGAAGGGAGTAGGAGAACAGTGGATTCatcatagagagagagagagagagagagagaacatcACACTGGTCACTGGTCAAAGGGGACCAACtgccagagagagagagagcaccCTGCCCCTCCACCTCCAGTGTAGCATCTGTCACAGTTCCAGCTTTTTAGTGctacagagagagagggggagagagagagagagaggggagagagagaagcagaACCATTTGTCTGCTTTCTTGCCGTCGTCTTTGTTGTTTCCTTCTCTTCATCCTCTCCTCCGACATTGCTGTCTTGTTTTCGAAATTTCTCCTAAAGGGGCttcctttctcttttcctcttattcttcttcttcttcttcttcttcttctcagcTATCTTCTCCCCCTTCTCTCCAGCAAGAACAAGAcccagaagaagaagaagaagaagaagaagaagaagaggaagaatcCCGACCCAATCGACCCACATTGTGCTTGCTTGCTCCCGTCGACGTCCTTCCTCTTGGAAGAATGGACGGGTCGGGTTGCCTTCTGTTCCATCAAAATTCGCTGGCCTCACCTTCACTCCGCGTCATTGCTCTCTGATCTTAAAGATTCCACCTTTAGCAGTGCCCACTATGCTCGCTCTCTCTTGACTGACATGTC from Punica granatum isolate Tunisia-2019 chromosome 3, ASM765513v2, whole genome shotgun sequence includes:
- the LOC116200956 gene encoding acyl-coenzyme A thioesterase 13-like — translated: MEEEAAEKLRRYLEKGEADGLGGRVGELTKGLPDRFFESFVLQGLRLRLLEPGRVVCSLKVPPRLLNAGNSLHGGATATLVDVVGSAVFYSFGALASGVSVEINVSYFDAPSLDEEIEIEAKALHVGQSIGVISVELRKKNGKIIAQGRHTKYLAVPIPSKI
- the LOC116200109 gene encoding VQ motif-containing protein 31; the protein is MKNGSLGGDCRPLTTFVRTDTNTFREIVQRLTGPSEETDNASASHKPGGGATGSNKFGGTKRPTASASRSSTLLERRQYNRNRQKLQIVKPPTRARSMGSFSAELHSFTPSPALTPTSNFSKLSLAQESTEEPAMLLVLDKKEEEKAIKESRFYLHPSPRSQTRASQPELLDLFPLTSPRQGGTDSGGG